The Helicoverpa armigera isolate CAAS_96S chromosome 18, ASM3070526v1, whole genome shotgun sequence genome has a window encoding:
- the LOC110379233 gene encoding titin homolog isoform X3 produces MPFELRSGGGASPGVSVSTQADIAHSAKGYESEDENAGRKWQRASDERPASKTTMYSKQEFREQYCINNKQLDLLELEKSKKDRFLGCLSQYHIESPCSRANRASFLSVCVRRRVPSDENLNTDYAPIQRYPRFGQPTPAPAELCAYDADLECSYFRRRPRSVCSQPDPKRYTWMPEDEDFTRMEWPQSVIEDNAGWPQNYNVDQIASVSRGGSLPRPPSIIPCPAHTPIPPPPPPPPLTIPPHRTKHVSFARSHTLTTFDDSVMPAAVSGNRFRRDCERLIDGRVVKPEPKPYSTLPVMFQPFPPYPQFMTQAAPAPIHYPPPITPHPSHQPPPVQRPTQTEQPKVVVLDSIKKGVMRTQATQTEVCLGRKPLPPNYLSLSPRTIKRVKMVAAGVQTNGYTVGVRRLTKSFSEVGGDRLAGRDSPSDIATTVERTQSEEPPRSPRSPTAMMIPSSPLQRGDSDDVTTSSVKSVASSSQIDKSSELSALQRQAQEYFQQNFQFIHESDRDDTIDDDIENIEKSMALNRRNLEYLQQEIAKQSKGDKSLRSILSKSTSDASQKTVNSSHPFSKTSTFQSEPSTETSATTTDDSEKNEREIIIDFEPRPDDEAIPFTTLRRKNRRMLQKTLSEGEILLDVRKTELQSNGDGIKDAPIVMSTSQENMTREDREREAMYTQYVGQNYSQTPIKDEGIFGFEPDGSFSSSDGNAPYEDFHEKYISYKHEPFRNRSVSFEEKTEIIVDKDEIPESSTARSSPGSPEPVTVEVDVDPKVKRAVISNTVTTILTPLDKVSPCASNESLTVDQSSPSYYRDHSDGMWNESQTTVLQVDSGTENGTVISSSDLSSLAASPGALALLTPTSRRKQLLLLQHQQRSSLDTDALDEEFDASQSQSPTSPRNKLDTSSSSSQARASLSPPAVVPNISLPITKQPTISKSISPIAPPKVNHTPAIAITHPSLDLADVPFKRTPSFINKKRERALSPSRRRDLQKKAQQKEPNGTIPSQIIESPSEPPALAKTASSETSLARTDSGKINTTDVSESTTTTEDYVTANSDSSKKSNSKNQNQNPENNKTQEGSSFESASSLYSSTRTEQLAEDLIVPSFSPPLEISDDFIVPDLASPPLPLPDRLPRVSMEKIEVKANITPTIEHIKREKTDIKLKEDLPKVSKTMRGTISGKSSSSGSYSIGGSNPNVTETVDDKTPTEKIAELPERSDSNGKDDTVTAAIRPKEPPPPKMMGSLSDDERSVHYSSSGYYESPVEDDDDGGLTYKHSQRYKSSTRPKSWLADEKRRKKKAFTLEFSKSYDDSVSTSQDDWGKKTKEPDSVSQKSERSTFKPSNIKSPMEDKPPETRKKKTHFADKAKSVQSSPREPVDIEKSIKDKVSKDKDTETKRPVERERYVKRTKLKPKSPTQSKIVDGNNHGYRPTHYERRETMGSNMKLHLNIPTSDDSSEQYRKEGTSNGNISPRKHRRLRDSPRRKTASNSNNAKSPTSGSNHAVYRPRRKSGSNESISLPGSLPRRKQSIPTVPCLSSLEAEDIETTRTLTSAGSRLTPLRYVKSPTSSPRHHRKQDKDGKFAKAASAESLRSVSPGSDSVFYSEQTEHSLVGADGESKAHCLHCGKEVHIVTATHEHDSVASRTSHTDESYADATPDIVPAPAGFADSPSCASTKKHASGARLYKKLDKRYRSEDKSRHYYRNRQDVRAKSEERGKEEYASGEKTQDTRIARSAGNSLDKLGGSSASVDPDEHEECSGSSEGAEGGRDEKGIYAAPWWCGNWIMLSENNDHWTRIPPDVLDTGSDAGQEDPTESESEFNKRYVALTHRLVHRRACIELNRRQADNSFESDKTVVVRRGNEEFGFRIHGSKPVVVSAIEPDTPAETSGLEVGDIVIAVNGINVLDKTHSEVVKIAHSGSEILELEVARTCEVVASLAHEGGPAALYSGYLWRAAPVRPHHPPRWTRRWFVLKRDNCLYYYKTDSSIHPVGALMLVNYQLTEEDAGRPHGFRLHRGGGVRLQLAADTAEAAARWRAVLAHAIDASNQRDGWLEVTMRNMKLPPSSIPRPDCFGYLMKLGSKWKSWAKRYCVLKDACLYFYNDGNSKNAFGMACLHGYRIQTCAPGGKKYAFEVMPTEPKQRHFYFHTESEMDRKRWMAALEYSIDRWMKAG; encoded by the exons aGCATCATTTCTATCCGTGTGCGTCAGGAGGCGTGTGCCCTCAGATGAGAATCTCAACACCGATTATGCACCAATACAGAGGTATCCCAG GTTTGGGCAACCAACCCCGGCACCGGCCGAGCTATGCGCCTACGACGCCGATCTGGAGTGCTCATACTTCCGCCGACGTCCACGGTCTGTGTGCAGCCAGCCTGACCCCAAACGCTACACCTGGATGCCAGAGGATGAAGACTTCACCCGGATGGAGTGGCCACA ATCGGTAATAGAAGATAACGCGGGTTGGCCCCAAAATTATAATGTGGACCAAATCGCGTCAGTCAGTCGAGGAGGCTCGTTACCTCGACCACCTTCTATAATTCC atgCCCCGCTCACACGCCCATACCGCCGCCGCCCCCGCCACCCCCTCTCACCATACCGCCCCACAG AACAAAGCATGTATCCTTCGCTCGCTCCCACACTTTGACCACGTTTGACGATTCAGTGATGCCGGCCGCAGTCAGTGGCAACCGTTTCAGGAGAGACTGCGAAAGGCTCATTGATGGACGTGTTGTTAAG cCAGAACCGAAGCCCTATTCAACGCTGCCAGTGATGTTCCAACCGTTCCCGCCATACCCGCAGTTTATGACGCAAGCTGCGCCGGCGCCGATTCATTATCCCCCGCCTATAACGCCGCACCCCTCCCACCAGCCCCCTCCCGTGCAGCGGCCCACGCAGACGGAGCAACCTAAAGTAGTAGTATTAG ATTCAATTAAGAAAGGAGTTATGAGAACTCAAGCTACGCAGACAGAAGTATGTTTAGGTAGAAAGCCGTTGCCGCCAAATTATTTATCGTTGAGCCCTAGAACTATCAAAAGG GTTAAAATGGTGGCAGCAGGCGTACAAACGAATGGGTATACTGTTGGGGTTCGAAGACTAACGAAGTCATTCTCTGAAGTGGGTGGTGACAGACTAGCTGGTCGCGATTCACCTAGTGACATCGCCACCACTGTAGAAAG AACCCAGTCAGAGGAACCGCCTAGATCTCCTCGATCTCCAACAGCTATGATGATACCCTCGTCTCCACTGCAAAGAGGAGATTCAGATGACGTCACAACTTCATCAGTCAAATCTGTCGCTTCTTCATCACAAATCGACAAATCTTCTGAACTGAGCGCGTTGCAGAGACAAGCTCAGGAATACTTTCAACAAAACTTCCAATTTATCCACGAGAGTGATAGAGATGATACTATAGACGATGACatcgaaaatattgaaaaaagcaTGGCGTTAAACCGAAGAAACTTGGAATACCTTCAGCAAGAAATCGCTAAGCAGAGCAAAGGTGACAAATCACTAAGGTCTATTCTTTCCAAGAGTACTAGCGATGCTTCTCAAAAAACAGTAAATTCATCGCACCCATTTTCAAAAACTTCTACGTTCCAATCAGAGCCTTCTACTGAAACTTCGGCTACAACAACTGATGATAGTGAAAAGAATGAAAGAGAAATTATAATTGATTTTGAGCCAAGACCTGATGATGAAGCTATACCATTTACAACGCTGCGAAGGAAAAATAGAAGAATGTTGCAGAAAACTTTATCAGAGGGTGAAATTCTATTAGATGT AAGAAAAACTGAACTACAATCAAATGGTGATGGTATAAAAGATGCTCCCATAGTCATGTCTACAAGTCAAGAAAATATGACGCGAGAAGATCGAGAAAGAGAAGCAATGTATACGCAGTATGTTGGTCAAAATTACAGTCAAACTCCTATAAAAGACGAAGGTATCTTCGGTTTTGAACCAGATGGATCATTcag TTCTTCAGATGGAAATGCACCATATGaagattttcatgaaaaatacaTTAGTTACAAGCATGAACCATTTAGAAATCGAAGCGTAAGTtttgaagaaaagacagaaatAATAGTTGACAAGGACGAAATTCCTGAGAGCAG taCTGCAAGATCAAGTCCAGGATCACCGGAACCAGTAACAGTCGAAGTTGATGTTGACCCAAAAGTGAAACGAGCGGTTATTTCTAACACTGTCACTACTATTCTTACACCTCTAGACAAAGTTTCACCTTGCGCCTCAAATGAATCTTTAACTGTGGATCAAAGCAG TCCTTCTTATTACAGGGACCATTCGGATGGTATGTGGAACGAATCTCAAACAACAGTATTGCAAGTCgattcaggtacagaaaatggGACTGTgataag TTCATCAGATCTTAGTTCTTTGGCTGCTTCTCCCGGAGCTTTAGCGCTGTTAACTCCAACTTCCAGAAGAAAACAACTGCTGCTATTGCAACATCAACAGCGGTCATCTTTAGATACAGATGCTTTGGACGAAGAATTTGATGCTTCTCAG AGCCAGTCACCAACATCACCCAGAAATAAACTAGACACATCGAGTTCTAGTTCACAGGCTCGAGCATCGTTGTCGCCACCTGCAGTTGTCCCAAACATTTCACTGCCCATTACGAAGCAACCAACTATCTCAAAATCTATTTCCCCGATTGCACCTCCAAAAGTAAATCACACACCTGCCATTGCTATTACCCACCCAAGCCTGGATTTGGCTGACGTTCCATTTAAAAGAACGccaagtttcataaataaaaagcgAGAAAGAGCACTTAGTCCATCTAGAAGAAGAGATTTGCAAAAGAAAGCACAACAAAAAGAACCTAATGGCACGATACCTAGTCAGATAATAGAGTCACCATCTGAGCCACCAGCACTAGCTAAAACAGCTAGCAGTGAAACAAGTTTGGCCAGAACTGACTCGGGTAAAATAAATACCACAGATGTATCAGAAAGTACAACAACTACCGAAGACTATGTAACAGCCAATTCTGATAGCTCTAAAAAAAGTAATAGCAAAAATCAAAACCAAA ATccagaaaataacaaaacacaagaGGGGTCCTCTTTTGAAAGTGCTTCAAGTCTCTATTCATCAACTCGCACAGAACAATTAGCTGAAGATTTGATCGTCCCAAGTTTCTCCCCACCATTAGAAATCAGTGATGACTTTATTGTCCCAGACCTTGCATCACCCCCACTGCCCTTGCCTGATAGGTTACCTAGAGTTTCTATGGAAAAAATTGAAGTCAAAGCCAATATCACTCCGACCATTGAACACATCAAGAGAGAAAAGactgatattaaattaaaggaAGATTTACCAAAAGTATCCAAG ACTATGCGTGGCACAATTAGTGGAAAAAGTAGTTCAAGTGGAAGTTATAGTATAGGTGGATCAAATCCTAATGTTACTGAAACTGTTGATGATAAAACACCTACTGAAAAGATTGCAGAGCTCCCGGAACGTAGCGATAGTAATGGAAAGGATGACACAGTAACAGCTGCCATTCGTCCCAAGGAACCACCACCTCCAAAAATGATG GGTTCCTTATCCGACGATGAACGAAGTGTACACTATTCTTCATCGGGTTACTATGAAAGTCCGgttgaggatgatgatgatggtggtTTAACATATAAACATTCACAAAGGTATAAATCATCGACTAGACCCAAATCATGGTTAGCAGACGAGAAACgaagaaaaaagaaagcttTTACTCTAGAATTTTCTAAATCCTACGATGATTCTGTATCTACTTCACAAGATGATTGGGGTAAAAAGACAAAAGAACCAGATAGTGTTAGTCAAAAATCTGAACGAAGTACTTTCAAACCTTCTAATATTAAGTCTCCCATGGAAGATAAACCACCTGAAACGAGGAAAAAGAAAACTCATTTTGCAGACAAGGCTAAGAGCGTTCAATCTTCGCCGAGAGAACCAGTTGATAttgaaaaatcaataaaagACAAGGTATCGAAAGATAAAGATACAGAAACAAAACGCCCTGTTGAGAGAGAAAGATACGTTAAACGAACGAAGTTAAAACCCAAAAGTCCTACTCAAAGTAAAATTGTTGATGGTAATAATCATGGCTATAGACCAACTCATTATGAGAGGAGAGAAACTATGGGGTCTAACATGAAATTACACCTAAACATACCGACATCAGATGATTCTAGTGAGCAATATAGGAAGGAAG GTACAAGTAACGGCAATATATCTCCAAGAAAACATAGGCGTTTACGTGACAGTCCGCGAAGAAAAACTGCTAGCAACTCGAACAATGCTAAATCTCCTACCTCAGGTAGCAACCATGCGGTGTACAG GCCGAGAAGAAAAAGCGGCTCAAACGAAAGCATATCACTGCCCGGTAGCTTGCCAAGAAGAAAGCAATCAATTCCCACAGTCCCTTGCTTAAGCTCTTTGGAAGCCGAAGATATAGAAACAACTAGAACTCTGACCAGTGCAGGGTCTCGATTGACTCCGCTGCGATACGTTAAGAGTCCCACTTCATCACCTAGACACCATCGAAAACAAGACAAag ATGGGAAATTTGCAAAGGCAGCCTCAGCAGAATCTTTACGTTCTGTATCACCGGGATCAGATTCAGTATTTTACTCAGAACAAACTGAACATAGTTTAGTGGGAGCCGATGGAGAATCAAAAGCACATTGCTTGCATTGCGGAAAAGAGGTTCATATTGTTACTGCTACTCACGAACATGATAGTGTTGCTTCAAGGACTTCGCATACcgat gaATCCTATGCAGATGCAACGCCTGATATAGTACCAGCGCCCGCTGGTTTTGCCGATTCTCCCTCTTGCGCCTCAACCAAGAAACACGCAAGTGGAGCTCGCTTGTACAAGAAGCTAGACAAAAGATATCGTTCTGAAGACAAATCCAGACATTACTATCGGAATCGACAGGATGTTCGAGCCAAG TCTGAAGAAAGAGGTAAAGAAGAGTACGCATCGGGTGAAAAAACTCAAGATACGCGTATAGCAAGATCTGCGGGAAACAGTTTGGACAAACTTGGTGGATCTAGTGCAAGCGTGGATCCTGATG AACATGAAGAATGTTCTGGAAGCTCTGAAGGTGCCGAAGGAGGTCGTGATGAGAAAGGAATCTATGCTGCCCCATGGTGGTGTGGTAACTGGATCATGCTATCAGAGAACAACGATCATTGGACTAGGATTCCTCCAG ATGTATTAGACACTGGATCTGATGCTGGTCAAGAGGATCCAACGGAGTCAGAATCAGAATTCAACAAGAGATACGTAGCACTAACACACAGGCTGGTACATCGACGAGCTTGCATTGAGCTGAACAGGCGACAAGCTGATAATAGTTTTG aAAGCGACAAAACAGTGGTTGTAAGGCGTGGCAATGAAGAGTTTGGCTTCCGAATCCACGGGAGCAAGCCAGTAGTAGTGTCAGCGATCGAACCCGACACTCCAGCCGAAACCTCTGGCTTAGAAGTTGGAGACATTGTCATAGCTGTTAATG GAATCAATGTCTTAGATAAGACTCACTCGGAAGTGGTGAAGATTGCGCATTCTGGATCAGAAATACTTGAATTAGAG GTGGCTAGAACCTGTGAGGTGGTAGCTTCTCTAGCTCATGAAGGGGGACCAGCTGCACTATACTCAGGGTATCTCTGGCGAGCAGCTCCTGTCAGACCTCATCATCCCCCTCGCTGGACACGACGGTGGTTCGTCCTCAAAAGGGACAACTGtctgtattattataaaacagatTCT AGCATTCATCCCGTGGGAGCCCTAATGCTCGTGAACTACCAACTGACGGAAGAGGACGCAGGCAGGCCTCACGGGTTCCGACTGCACCGCGGCGGGGGAGTGAGGCTACAGCTGGCCGCGGACACTGCGGAGGCGGCCGCTAGATGGCGCGCGGTACTCGCTCATGCTATTGATGCTAGTAATCAG cGCGATGGCTGGTTAGAAGTGACAATGAGGAATATGAAACTTCCTCCATCTTCGATCCCTAGACCCGATTGCTTCGGTTATCTCATGAAGCTGGGGTCCAAATGGAAGTCTTGGGCCAAACGGTATTGTGTGCTCAAAGACGCTTGCCTCTACTTCTACAATGATGGCAACAGCAAAAATGCTTTTG GTATGGCCTGCTTACACGGCTACAGAATACAGACatgtgccccgggcggcaagAAATACGCCTTCGAGGTGATGCCCACAGAACCTAAGCAGAGACACTTTTATTTCCACACGGAATCTGAAATGGATAGGAAACG ATGGATGGCAGCTTTGGAGTACTCCATAGACAGGTGGATGAAGGCCGGTTGA